The following coding sequences lie in one Arachis ipaensis cultivar K30076 chromosome B03, Araip1.1, whole genome shotgun sequence genomic window:
- the LOC110269765 gene encoding uncharacterized protein LOC110269765: protein METGVIFYEMDPPYIYEDIVQHRFYVVAAEIRTRMYILRDHPFHHPIDTPQFNPDMPYEFPLQWLHPDALFHPFHDGPVPHQHPDQPADQADLESEPMEEHFPEPVPEEDIPVEQISVSSSEPSSEEPLTASISGPASAGQTSSMSASAPPEIIEISDDEDEDPEECSDVVVISSDDDS, encoded by the coding sequence atggagaccGGAGTTATATTTTACGAGATGGACCCTCCCTATATATACGAGGATATTGTGCAGCATAGGTTTTATGTAGTAGCTGCGGAGATTAGGACTCGTATGTACATTCTGCGTGATCATCCTTTCCATCACCCGATTGACACTCCACAGTTTAACCCCGACATGCCCTATGAGTTCCCACTGCAGTGGCTCCACCCGGATGCTCTATTTCACCCGTTTCATGATGGGCCGGTGCCTCACCAGCATCCCGATCAGCCTGCGGATCAGGCGGACCTTGAGTCTGAGCCCATGGAGGAGCATTTTCCAGAGCCTGTACCGGAGGAGGACATCCCCGTGGAGCAGATCTCAGTATCTTCATCTGAGCCATCTTCTGAGGAGCCGCTCACCGCCTCTATTAGTGGACCGGCGAGTGCTGGTCAGACCAGTAGCATGAGTGCTAGTGCCCCTCCTGAGATTATAGAGATTTCCGATGACGAGGACGAGGATCCTGAGGAGTGTTCTGATGTGGTTGTGATCTCCTCTGACGATGACAGTTGA